The genomic stretch ACATATTTGCTTCAGTCGCTCTAAAAATTGGTCCGATGATCATAAAGAATGAAGTTGTTGCTTGAGCTAATGCAGAAAATCCAACGCCAACCAAAACTAATCTTAATGGCCTTAACTCTCCATTCTTATAAGCAAAACCATAGACAAATAGTAAACTGATAATGGCACCAATAAACGCTGCTAAAGGTAACCATTTTATGCTTACTGTTAATTGATTCGTACGGTCATTACTAAAAATCGCTAAAAATAAAACAACGGCAGCTCCTGCCCCTCCTGTAATCCCTAAAATATCCGGAGAAGCAAGTGGATTTCTTACTAAGCCTTGAAGAATAGCTCCTGCAATTGCTAAAGATATTCCAGCAAAAATGGCAATGATTATTCGAGGCATTCGAAACGCTTGAATGAATAATTCATCTATTTTTTCACCTTCACCAAAAATAACAGATAATACTTTTGGAATTGAGATGTATCGGTCTCCTAACGTTAAACTCACTACAAATGAACTGATCAGTAAAATAAGTGCAATCGTTAAAACGAAAATTGAATGTTTATTAAATAGTAATGAAAAATACTTGTTTCGTATTTTGAGCATGTTCATTTTACTGTACCGCCTTTTCTTGCTAAATAAATAAAAAATGGTGCACCGATTACTGCGGTCATAATTCCAACTGGAGTCTCTTCTGGCATTAATATATAACGAGAAGCTACGTCTGCTAATAGTAATAAAATTGCCCCGAAAATACCGCAAAATGGAATCATCCATCGGTAATCATTTTTAACGAACATTCTAACTATTTGTGGAACAATTATTCCGACCAAACCTATTGGTCCTGAAATACTGACAGCACCACCTGCTAGTATAATAACTAATACTACTAATGTAACTTTTAAGAGAGCCGTATTTTGACCTAAAGCTTTCGATACATCGTCTCCAAGCATGAATGTGTTAATTTTCCCACCAATTGCAAGTGAAATAACCCAAGCGATCACAATATAAGGTAACACCATATGTAAAGAATCGAGTGAACGACCTTGAACTGAGCCTGCTAACCAAAAAAGGACTTGCTCTAATGCTACTTCATTTGTTACTAGTAAGCCTTGGGTAATCGAGCTAAACATAGCGGCAATTGAAACCCCAGCTAAAGTAATCTTTATTGGAGTCGCACCATCTTTTCCTAAAGAACTTAATCCAAATACGAATACTGCTGATATTGTAGCACCTAAAAATGCTAGCCAAATAGTAGCATTAGGTGACTGTAAATGAAAAAATGTAATACTAAGAACGATCAACATTGAAGCACCAGCATTTATCCCTAAAACGCTCGGCGATGCTAAAGGATTCTTTGTTAAAACTTGCATGAATAAACCAGCAATCGCTAAGCTTGCACCTACTATCGATGCAATGATTGCTCTTGGAATACGAACATTTTGAATAACTAAATGTTCATTAGATCCATTAAATTGTGTAAATGAATGAACTAGGCTTGAAAAACTAGTATTTGTGTATCCTAGTAAAATACTAGAAAAAAAACAAATGACTAATAATAAAACACAAGCGATAAATACGATAATTCTTGATCTTGGGTGAATAAGCATTATTATTTCTCCTAATATTCTATTCTCTTTTTTTAGTCTAAATGATATGAATTATCAAGTCAATGAGAATGATAATCAATTTCTTGTTGACTTCTAATAAAATCTTAATCTATAATACATGTTGTCGAGAGAAATGATAATCATTATCAATATAAAGGGAGAGTAAAGAAATGAGAAAACTAAAATTCTCTTCATTAATTGCACTATTTATTGCAGCAATTATGGTATTAGGTGCTTGTGGCACTAAAAAATCAGATGAAACTTCTGGTAATGAGAGCAAAGATTCAAATACAATTACGATTCAACACGCTATGGGAACAACTAAAGTTCCAGCAAATCCAAAACGCGTTGTTATTTTAACTAACGAAGGAACAGAAGCTTTACTTGCTTTAGGAGTTAAACCAGTAGGTGCTGTTCAATCTTGGACAGGAAACCCTTGGTATGATCATATTGCTAAAGACATGGATGGCGTTCAAGTTGTAGGTTTAGAAAGTGAAGTTAACCTTGAGAAAATCGCTGATTTAAAACCAGACTTAATTATTGGTAATAAAATGCGTCAAGAAAAAGTATATGAGCAATTAAGTGCAATTGCACCAACAGTATTCGCTGAAACACTACGTGGAGACTGGCAAGAGAATTTCAAATTTTACGCAAAAGTTTTAAATAAAGAAGAACAAGGAAACACAGTATTAGCTGATTATACAAAACGTGTAGATGACCTAAAAGCTAAATTAGGCGATAAATTAAATCAAAAAATTTCAATGGTACGTTTCATGGGTGCTGATGTTCGAATCTATCACCAAGATACTTTCTCAGGTGTAATTCTTAAACAATTAGGCTTCCAACGTCCAGAAGAACAAAATGCACCTGATTTTGCTGAGCAGGGTGTTACAAAAGAAAGAATTCCAGCAATGGACGGAGATTACATATTCTACTTCACATATGATAACGGAAAAGAATCTGGTACTGCTCTTGAAAAACAATTTACAGAAGATCCATTATTCAAAAAGTTAAATGCTTATAAAAATGGACATGTTATTAAAGTAAGTGATGTTATTTGGAACACTGCAGGTGGAATCAAAGCTGCTTACTTAATGTTAGATGACATTGAAAAAACTTTTACTAAATAATTAAAACTAAAAAAGGATTACCTTAATTTGATTAAGGTGATCCTTTTTTAGTTCAGGGAGAAGAAATAACTTAAATTTAATTCGCTGCCTCTGCCTTCGACTTAAATTTCGAGAAATATTGTTGAAATATGTCTGTTTAGAAGAACCCTAACCGGTATAGGGATTATCCTACCTAATTTGGGATTCTAAGAAATTTAATTGCAGTTTTGTCCATTTTAATTTCAGTTTTACTGATTTTAATTCAGTATCTCTAACTTCCTACACTTTCCGTCTCTAACATAAGTATCATATGCTCTTGGTCCCAATATTCATTGTCCAACTTCAAACTATTAGGTGTTTTAGCAAATGTTTTGAATCCTAGTTTTTCATACAGTTTTTTTACTGTTTCGTTTCCTTCTATGATATTTAATGTAAGTTGTTCAAGTCCAAGACTTTTCGCTAAATGGATTGCCTCTTCAATTAAAAGATAGCCTGCACCCATTTTTCGAGCTCTAGAAGAAACATAGACAGATTCTATTTTTCCTTTATGC from Arthrobacter citreus encodes the following:
- a CDS encoding iron-siderophore ABC transporter substrate-binding protein, encoding MRKLKFSSLIALFIAAIMVLGACGTKKSDETSGNESKDSNTITIQHAMGTTKVPANPKRVVILTNEGTEALLALGVKPVGAVQSWTGNPWYDHIAKDMDGVQVVGLESEVNLEKIADLKPDLIIGNKMRQEKVYEQLSAIAPTVFAETLRGDWQENFKFYAKVLNKEEQGNTVLADYTKRVDDLKAKLGDKLNQKISMVRFMGADVRIYHQDTFSGVILKQLGFQRPEEQNAPDFAEQGVTKERIPAMDGDYIFYFTYDNGKESGTALEKQFTEDPLFKKLNAYKNGHVIKVSDVIWNTAGGIKAAYLMLDDIEKTFTK
- a CDS encoding iron ABC transporter permease, with protein sequence MNMLKIRNKYFSLLFNKHSIFVLTIALILLISSFVVSLTLGDRYISIPKVLSVIFGEGEKIDELFIQAFRMPRIIIAIFAGISLAIAGAILQGLVRNPLASPDILGITGGAGAAVVLFLAIFSNDRTNQLTVSIKWLPLAAFIGAIISLLFVYGFAYKNGELRPLRLVLVGVGFSALAQATTSFFMIIGPIFRATEANMWLTGSVYGANWEQVKIISVWTFIFIVLALLFIRHINTQQLGDDVSTSLGVQVEKNRLILLFISTALVAGAVAFAGAIAFVGLIAPHIARKLVGASYGVLIPLSGIIGAIMVLAADTIGRTAFSPIQIPAGVFTAVIGAPYFIYLLFKTGKR
- a CDS encoding GNAT family N-acetyltransferase, coding for MKIRLLTKEDAEIYLNIRLEGLKENPEVFSTTMDEILDQDDPIEYKAEILDKNYTIGAFTDKGELIGVATLRTFEKVKAEHKGKIESVYVSSRARKMGAGYLLIEEAIHLAKSLGLEQLTLNIIEGNETVKKLYEKLGFKTFAKTPNSLKLDNEYWDQEHMILMLETESVGS
- a CDS encoding iron ABC transporter permease; amino-acid sequence: MLIHPRSRIIVFIACVLLLVICFFSSILLGYTNTSFSSLVHSFTQFNGSNEHLVIQNVRIPRAIIASIVGASLAIAGLFMQVLTKNPLASPSVLGINAGASMLIVLSITFFHLQSPNATIWLAFLGATISAVFVFGLSSLGKDGATPIKITLAGVSIAAMFSSITQGLLVTNEVALEQVLFWLAGSVQGRSLDSLHMVLPYIVIAWVISLAIGGKINTFMLGDDVSKALGQNTALLKVTLVVLVIILAGGAVSISGPIGLVGIIVPQIVRMFVKNDYRWMIPFCGIFGAILLLLADVASRYILMPEETPVGIMTAVIGAPFFIYLARKGGTVK